A genome region from Methanobacterium subterraneum includes the following:
- a CDS encoding PAS domain-containing sensor histidine kinase: MSKKPLISFKVGVLLAIIITISFAIISLLLQDDQTLRMIFGDLSSPLIGLVVVISLSYAAYRSQGRMRIAWMLMTLGILSYALGDVAWAIIELGYNQNPFPSVADIFYLVFYPLFALGIYFLPRAKFSYLEELKIILEMGIVILTVGLIFWIFLIEPNLSNQEEFFPSMISITYIIGDFVLLFALMRLLYSKFKEEYYGPMILLGLGVIAFIVSDCIYSYQNLQGTYVSGGLLDVGWIIGLLVVGLAAFLHASDEKYNLYQYFKTLPLTQSNFTSYLPLIWALIAFLLLIQVDRIPYQPNIDLMEIIVGIIIFMVLIRQLLTEKALLISEKNYRELVDNSMVGVYQTNLNGDILFANESLVRIFKSESVEELKSQKIIDFYKNPSERKKIIRKLKKEGKLEQYELEMVSNTGKTINMLMSANLTGDTISGMLMDITQRKYTEMALQDNEEKYRTLFEANPNHTILVSSDGVILDANSSALRFSGLSAGELIGKNFSELGIFSADNLSFVREKFARALKGETLKPFQYQLINEKGEYSWIETQLVPIKKDEMANSILVIDTDITDRKNAMDRLKSSVNEKKILIKEIHHRVKNNMQIISSLLNLQIQHLNDDEEVATTVLKESQNRVMTMAMIHEKLYQSKDFTHIRFEDYIKRLLSDLFYSYDTSSDRVKLVVDVDDVNLNMETAVPCGLIISELFSNSLKYAFPDGREGEIRVTLKQIPDDEKKFLLTVNDNGVGMPPDLDFKNTTTLGLELVNSLTKQIDGEIELDRSHGTEFKIRFNELTYKKRI, encoded by the coding sequence ATGAGCAAAAAGCCATTAATATCCTTTAAAGTTGGAGTTTTACTAGCAATAATTATTACTATTAGCTTTGCAATTATTTCATTACTTCTACAGGATGATCAAACCCTCAGGATGATTTTCGGTGACCTGTCCAGTCCCCTCATTGGATTGGTGGTGGTTATCAGTTTGTCATATGCTGCTTACCGCTCCCAAGGTCGTATGCGGATTGCCTGGATGCTGATGACACTGGGTATTTTATCCTATGCACTGGGTGATGTTGCCTGGGCCATTATAGAGTTGGGATACAATCAGAACCCCTTCCCGTCTGTAGCTGACATTTTCTACCTGGTTTTTTATCCTCTTTTTGCTCTGGGCATTTATTTCCTTCCCCGTGCTAAGTTCAGTTACCTGGAAGAATTGAAGATCATTCTGGAAATGGGAATAGTCATACTGACAGTGGGCCTTATTTTCTGGATATTCCTGATAGAGCCTAATCTTTCTAATCAGGAAGAGTTCTTCCCTAGTATGATATCCATAACCTACATAATTGGTGATTTTGTTCTTCTTTTCGCCCTTATGCGGCTCCTTTACAGCAAATTCAAGGAAGAATACTACGGTCCTATGATACTCCTCGGTTTGGGAGTTATTGCTTTCATAGTAAGTGATTGTATTTACTCTTACCAGAATTTGCAGGGAACCTATGTATCCGGGGGTTTGCTGGATGTTGGTTGGATAATAGGCTTACTGGTGGTTGGTTTAGCAGCCTTCTTACACGCTAGTGATGAAAAATACAATCTTTACCAGTACTTTAAGACATTACCATTGACCCAATCCAACTTTACTTCTTATTTACCCCTTATTTGGGCCTTAATTGCTTTCTTATTACTCATACAAGTTGATAGAATTCCATATCAACCAAATATAGATTTAATGGAAATAATAGTGGGGATTATAATATTTATGGTGCTGATTCGGCAGTTACTTACGGAAAAAGCACTTTTAATTAGTGAAAAGAATTACCGTGAGCTGGTGGACAATTCCATGGTTGGTGTCTATCAAACCAACCTAAATGGAGATATACTCTTTGCCAATGAATCTCTGGTCAGAATATTCAAATCAGAAAGTGTAGAGGAGCTCAAATCCCAAAAGATTATAGATTTTTATAAAAACCCTTCCGAAAGAAAAAAAATCATTCGCAAGCTTAAAAAAGAAGGTAAACTGGAACAGTACGAATTAGAAATGGTTTCCAACACTGGTAAAACCATAAACATGTTAATGAGTGCCAATCTCACCGGCGATACTATATCCGGTATGTTAATGGACATCACCCAGCGTAAATACACTGAAATGGCACTGCAGGATAATGAAGAGAAATATCGCACTCTTTTTGAAGCTAACCCGAACCACACCATACTGGTAAGTTCAGATGGTGTAATTTTAGATGCTAACAGTTCCGCACTTCGTTTTTCAGGTCTATCTGCTGGAGAATTAATTGGCAAGAACTTCTCTGAATTGGGAATATTCTCCGCAGATAATCTAAGTTTTGTTAGGGAAAAATTTGCACGTGCCCTGAAAGGGGAAACTTTGAAACCTTTCCAGTACCAGTTGATCAATGAAAAGGGAGAGTACAGTTGGATTGAAACCCAACTGGTTCCCATAAAAAAGGATGAGATGGCCAACTCCATTCTGGTAATTGACACTGATATAACTGATCGAAAGAATGCTATGGATAGACTAAAATCATCAGTGAATGAGAAGAAGATTTTAATCAAAGAAATTCATCACCGGGTGAAGAATAACATGCAAATTATCTCCAGCCTGCTAAATCTGCAAATCCAACACCTGAATGATGATGAAGAAGTTGCAACCACTGTCCTAAAGGAGAGCCAGAACCGGGTTATGACCATGGCCATGATCCATGAAAAACTCTACCAGTCCAAAGATTTCACCCACATCAGATTTGAGGATTACATTAAACGGTTGTTATCTGATTTATTCTATTCTTATGACACCAGCAGTGACCGGGTTAAGCTGGTGGTGGATGTTGATGACGTAAACCTGAATATGGAGACTGCAGTTCCCTGCGGACTGATAATCAGTGAACTCTTCTCCAACAGCCTGAAATACGCATTTCCAGATGGCAGGGAAGGGGAGATAAGGGTAACCCTTAAACAAATCCCTGATGATGAAAAGAAATTTCTGTTAACCGTGAACGATAATGGTGTGGGTATGCCTCCGGATCTGGACTTTAAAAACACCACGACCCTGGGATTGGAACTGGTTAACAGCCTGACCAAACAGATTGATGGTGAGATCGAACTTGACCGCAGCCATGGTACCGAATTTAAAATAAGATTTAATGAATTGACCTATAAGAAAAGAATATGA
- a CDS encoding 4Fe-4S dicluster domain-containing protein produces the protein MPKIEIDPELCTKCGTCVSNCPVGIFQQDDDESVPLVGDTDNCILCGMCVDNCPEDAVKHENF, from the coding sequence ATGCCTAAAATTGAAATAGATCCAGAATTGTGTACCAAGTGCGGCACCTGTGTAAGCAACTGCCCAGTGGGTATCTTCCAGCAGGATGATGATGAATCTGTTCCCTTAGTAGGGGATACTGATAACTGCATACTATGTGGCATGTGTGTGGATAACTGTCCTGAGGATGCAGTGAAACATGAGAATTTTTAA
- a CDS encoding DUF6282 family protein — MNSSQDIKPAEILTGFIDTHIHTSPDVKPRLLNDYEAALEAKESGMAAIVIKSHVEPTAGRAYLAHWVTGLPVVGGVTLNHNVGGLNPDAVESMASMGGKIVWLPTIHHHEIKLEADPLEEILNLVIENNLVLATGHLNPGEIFQVLDHCRSLGVGKVLINHPLTRVVGASTDEMKEMARHAYLEHCWVATMPRHDKLDPMVMVEAIKEVGAQHCILATDFGQQHNPSPVMGMQMMMASLIKQGISGEDITLMCRDNPENLLFK; from the coding sequence ATGAACTCCAGTCAAGATATCAAACCTGCAGAAATCCTCACGGGTTTCATAGACACCCATATCCACACCAGCCCTGATGTTAAACCAAGACTATTAAACGATTATGAGGCGGCTCTGGAGGCCAAAGAAAGTGGTATGGCTGCAATTGTCATCAAATCCCATGTAGAACCCACGGCTGGCAGGGCTTACCTGGCCCACTGGGTTACTGGCCTACCAGTAGTGGGTGGTGTAACCCTCAACCATAATGTAGGTGGTTTAAATCCCGATGCAGTGGAGAGCATGGCTTCCATGGGTGGTAAAATAGTGTGGCTCCCCACCATCCATCACCATGAAATAAAACTGGAAGCTGATCCTCTGGAGGAAATATTAAACCTGGTAATAGAAAACAACCTGGTTCTGGCCACTGGCCACCTCAATCCAGGGGAAATATTCCAGGTACTGGATCACTGCCGCAGTTTGGGAGTGGGAAAAGTATTGATCAACCATCCCCTAACCCGGGTGGTGGGGGCATCAACCGATGAAATGAAGGAAATGGCCCGTCATGCTTACCTGGAACACTGCTGGGTGGCCACCATGCCCCGCCATGATAAGCTGGATCCAATGGTAATGGTGGAGGCCATTAAAGAGGTGGGTGCTCAGCATTGTATCCTGGCCACGGACTTTGGACAGCAACACAACCCCAGTCCAGTGATGGGAATGCAGATGATGATGGCCAGCCTGATCAAACAGGGAATTTCCGGGGAAGATATAACCCTCATGTGTCGGGATAACCCTGAAAATTTATTATTTAAATAA
- a CDS encoding FumA C-terminus/TtdB family hydratase beta subunit — translation MIVHLKTPLKKEDTEKLRIKDSVYITGTIYTARDSAHKRIIETGSPVDLEGAVIFHAGPIIKKEDDNQYQMVAVGPTTSTRMNPYQAEVLDQGALAVIGKGGMDEKTANALKRNGAVFLAAVGGCAALYVSSVLKINSVNWLDLGVPEAVWELEVKDFGPLIVTMDSTGGNLYQEVRKANQPNKG, via the coding sequence ATGATCGTTCATCTTAAAACACCTCTAAAGAAGGAAGACACTGAAAAATTAAGAATTAAAGATTCAGTTTACATCACTGGAACCATTTACACTGCAAGGGACAGTGCCCATAAACGCATAATTGAGACTGGTTCACCAGTGGATCTGGAAGGGGCAGTGATATTCCATGCTGGTCCCATAATAAAAAAAGAGGATGATAACCAGTACCAGATGGTGGCAGTAGGACCCACCACCAGCACCCGCATGAACCCTTACCAGGCAGAAGTACTGGACCAGGGAGCCCTGGCAGTAATCGGTAAAGGAGGGATGGATGAGAAAACTGCCAATGCATTGAAACGAAACGGTGCTGTTTTCCTGGCAGCAGTAGGTGGTTGCGCTGCACTCTACGTCAGTTCAGTCCTAAAGATCAACAGTGTTAACTGGCTGGATCTGGGAGTGCCAGAGGCAGTCTGGGAACTGGAAGTCAAGGATTTCGGACCATTAATCGTTACCATGGACTCAACCGGGGGTAATCTTTACCAGGAAGTTCGAAAGGCAAACCAACCCAACAAAGGTTAA
- a CDS encoding DUF2070 family protein: MSAVDNITDLSKYMVTLPPSRISILTMTFLSFLTGAIAAYLEPLSSVFDSIVYGGSAGFLIFGLTSIMDGAITQPLVNAMEGRHMKMKQSMFVSLLNMVLVAMVYIAGSLVSTFTFYSYIIDALILGCALAFGLRTFVIWGTSNIGAVRSILISAIQPVLILSMVVVIVFLTTIGTNIGSFSIIAVALKGLIAGLILMIAIYSFILVIESPIKRNLGVGGLELLSLFIAQYTEGSRAMEALFEDMGEPIDTLVGLVSFKGKNGVKGVFISPCVHPGPVGNIGGGNMPTVLAKSLEPFAMVSHGPSTHDFNPVSSREICKIKDVVEKSLENMEYFSLASQFIQVEHEDAKLGAQYFGDNLLLLATFAPLGFDDIDFGVGLAIIKAAQGHTKAENVILVDCHNSFKGESGRVLPGNPEVFQLLSAVEKLEKPSESELKMGCANDTIPELGKRSGVGQSGVKVMVLDVNGQKTAYILLDANNMVIGFRDEILTAVEKLGLDHAEVMTTDTHFVNTLSGGHNPLGTKDRDIIVVKTVECVKNALNDLEPVLVGAETVKLSSINTLGPTHATELVTTITSIVAVSRIVAPLLFVLALFFVFIWIFYWSF; the protein is encoded by the coding sequence ATGTCCGCTGTTGATAACATTACTGATCTTTCCAAGTACATGGTAACCCTTCCACCAAGTAGAATATCCATTTTAACCATGACCTTCCTTAGCTTCCTTACAGGTGCTATTGCTGCTTACCTTGAACCTTTATCCTCTGTATTTGACAGTATAGTATACGGTGGATCAGCAGGGTTCCTGATCTTTGGACTAACTTCCATCATGGATGGGGCTATAACCCAACCACTGGTCAATGCCATGGAAGGAAGACACATGAAAATGAAGCAGTCCATGTTTGTATCCCTTCTAAACATGGTATTGGTGGCAATGGTTTACATTGCAGGTAGTTTAGTATCCACCTTTACTTTTTACAGTTATATCATTGATGCCCTGATTTTAGGCTGTGCACTAGCTTTTGGCCTGCGTACATTCGTTATCTGGGGAACCTCCAACATAGGAGCCGTCCGATCAATTTTAATCTCCGCAATTCAACCAGTTCTAATACTCAGCATGGTGGTGGTAATTGTATTTTTAACCACCATTGGCACCAATATCGGATCATTCAGTATCATAGCAGTGGCCCTTAAGGGACTAATCGCCGGACTGATACTGATGATCGCTATTTACTCCTTTATACTGGTGATTGAATCACCCATTAAACGTAACTTGGGAGTGGGGGGTCTGGAATTATTATCACTATTTATAGCCCAGTACACTGAAGGATCAAGGGCCATGGAAGCACTCTTCGAAGATATGGGTGAACCAATAGACACCCTGGTGGGACTGGTTAGTTTCAAGGGTAAAAATGGGGTGAAAGGAGTGTTCATATCCCCCTGCGTCCATCCAGGACCAGTTGGAAACATTGGAGGGGGAAATATGCCCACTGTTCTGGCTAAAAGCCTGGAACCATTCGCAATGGTCAGCCATGGCCCCTCCACCCATGACTTTAACCCGGTGAGTTCCAGGGAAATCTGTAAAATCAAAGATGTGGTGGAAAAATCCCTGGAAAATATGGAATACTTCTCCCTGGCCAGTCAGTTCATCCAGGTGGAACATGAGGATGCTAAACTGGGCGCCCAGTACTTTGGAGATAATTTATTACTCCTGGCCACCTTTGCACCCCTTGGATTTGATGATATTGATTTCGGAGTGGGACTGGCAATTATTAAAGCAGCACAGGGACATACTAAGGCAGAAAATGTGATCCTGGTGGACTGTCACAACTCATTCAAAGGAGAATCAGGTAGGGTGCTCCCTGGAAACCCTGAAGTTTTCCAACTCTTAAGTGCAGTGGAGAAACTGGAAAAACCCTCAGAAAGTGAACTTAAAATGGGATGTGCCAATGACACCATTCCAGAGTTAGGTAAAAGGAGTGGTGTTGGTCAAAGTGGAGTTAAAGTGATGGTTCTGGATGTTAACGGTCAGAAAACTGCTTATATCCTTTTGGATGCCAACAACATGGTTATTGGTTTCCGGGATGAAATACTCACTGCAGTGGAAAAACTGGGACTGGACCATGCCGAGGTAATGACCACTGACACCCACTTTGTCAACACTCTTTCCGGGGGTCACAACCCCCTGGGAACAAAAGACCGTGATATTATAGTGGTTAAAACAGTAGAATGTGTTAAAAATGCTTTAAATGATCTGGAACCAGTTCTGGTTGGTGCTGAAACTGTGAAGCTGTCCAGTATAAACACCTTAGGCCCCACCCATGCTACTGAACTGGTAACCACCATAACTTCCATAGTGGCGGTAAGCAGGATAGTGGCACCACTGTTATTTGTACTGGCACTGTTCTTTGTATTTATCTGGATATTCTACTGGTCCTTCTAA
- a CDS encoding EMC6-like membrane protein, which yields MDIEVKLTSIHAALAIVAGAISYLLSTGAISALGKNEFLAVLGGLLILYLTGQLSERLFGKEAVGGMKGWLWSGILPFFFVWVLVWVMMYNLL from the coding sequence ATGGACATTGAAGTTAAGTTAACCAGCATACATGCGGCACTGGCAATTGTTGCCGGAGCCATATCATACTTACTATCCACAGGCGCCATAAGCGCTCTTGGTAAAAACGAATTCCTGGCAGTCCTGGGAGGACTATTAATCCTATATTTAACAGGACAGCTATCCGAACGATTATTCGGTAAGGAAGCAGTTGGTGGGATGAAGGGATGGCTCTGGAGTGGTATTTTACCCTTCTTCTTTGTGTGGGTACTGGTATGGGTTATGATGTATAACCTGTTATAA
- the rqcH gene encoding ribosome rescue protein RqcH — MKAMSNVDLYAISHELNELLTDARVQKAYQPTRDTVIIRFHVPGKGRVDVAFQAGLRVHTTQYPPENPKVPPSFPMLLRKHLKNATVKGVRQHNFDRILEIDIQKEHRFTLVVELFSQGNIILLDEENRIILPLKHRHAQGRKITSKEEYHYPPERGIHPLNVELEELKELFEDSDSDLIRALARSGLGGMYSEEIILRSGVDKKQPANQVSEEEIESIHKNMVELFKPLKTFQFHPQIVRDVIEENKSSVESVKTAEDKTKTDETDKNIGSADEKTGQTTDNKDISDFKKVKTGKEDVLPLDTLIYQNFQKERFDTFNQAADEFYSGKVGADIKKVQEDVWAKEVGKYEKRLRIQEETLKKFQETIIETKKKGNLLYSHYSEIQNLLDIIHQARENFSWMDIASKLKKARKEGMKEAQIIESMDKMGVLTLNLEGERVIVDANLEIPENAEKYYNKGKKAKRKIKGVNIAIERTRKDVERKRNKRELALERVKVPQKRVRRELKWFEKLRWFLSSDGLLVIGGRDAGTNELVVKRYLDNQDIYLHSDIHGAPSVVIKKGEVEGEIPESTIQEAGTLAASFSSAWSKGYASQDVYWVHPDQVSKTPQSGEFVARGAFIIRGSRKYLRGIPLKIAVGIVDYEGERIMAGPVESVSKYTDNYVVLKPGFTKKEEIARAVLKKIDPERVLTLEDVIRVLPSGKCDFVDNRRR, encoded by the coding sequence ATGAAAGCAATGTCCAATGTTGATCTTTACGCCATCTCCCATGAACTCAATGAACTCCTGACTGATGCCAGGGTGCAGAAAGCATACCAACCCACCAGGGACACTGTAATCATACGATTCCACGTCCCAGGAAAAGGAAGGGTAGACGTAGCATTCCAGGCCGGTTTAAGGGTGCACACCACCCAGTATCCGCCTGAAAACCCAAAAGTACCACCTTCATTTCCCATGCTCCTACGAAAGCATTTGAAAAATGCCACAGTGAAAGGGGTCCGGCAACATAACTTTGACCGTATCCTGGAAATTGACATCCAGAAGGAACATCGCTTTACTCTGGTTGTTGAACTTTTCTCCCAAGGTAATATAATACTTTTGGATGAAGAGAACCGAATAATCTTACCCCTGAAACATCGCCACGCCCAGGGCCGGAAGATAACCTCCAAGGAAGAATACCATTACCCCCCAGAACGGGGCATACACCCCCTGAACGTTGAACTGGAGGAACTAAAAGAATTATTCGAAGATTCTGACTCTGATCTTATCCGGGCACTGGCCCGGAGTGGGCTGGGTGGAATGTACTCCGAGGAAATAATCCTGCGTTCAGGTGTGGATAAAAAACAACCCGCCAACCAGGTCAGTGAAGAAGAAATTGAATCCATCCATAAGAACATGGTGGAACTCTTCAAACCCCTTAAAACATTCCAGTTCCACCCACAGATTGTGCGGGATGTTATTGAAGAAAACAAATCAAGTGTCGAGTCAGTGAAAACTGCTGAAGATAAAACCAAAACTGATGAAACAGACAAAAACATTGGCTCTGCTGATGAAAAAACAGGTCAAACTACTGACAACAAAGACATATCTGATTTTAAAAAGGTTAAAACTGGTAAAGAGGATGTTCTACCCCTTGATACGTTGATCTACCAGAATTTCCAGAAGGAACGCTTTGATACCTTTAACCAGGCTGCTGATGAGTTCTACAGTGGAAAGGTTGGTGCAGATATCAAGAAGGTTCAGGAAGATGTGTGGGCTAAAGAAGTGGGTAAATACGAGAAAAGGCTCCGCATACAGGAAGAAACCCTGAAGAAGTTCCAGGAAACCATAATTGAAACCAAAAAGAAGGGTAACCTCCTGTACTCCCATTACTCTGAAATTCAAAACCTCCTGGACATCATTCATCAGGCCCGGGAGAATTTTTCCTGGATGGACATCGCCTCTAAACTTAAAAAAGCCCGTAAAGAAGGAATGAAGGAAGCGCAGATCATTGAATCCATGGATAAGATGGGAGTACTCACCCTTAACCTGGAGGGTGAAAGGGTGATTGTAGATGCCAATCTGGAGATCCCGGAAAATGCCGAGAAATATTATAATAAGGGTAAAAAGGCTAAACGGAAGATCAAAGGAGTTAACATAGCCATTGAACGCACCCGTAAAGACGTGGAAAGAAAACGCAACAAGCGGGAACTGGCCCTGGAAAGGGTGAAAGTTCCCCAGAAGAGAGTGCGCAGGGAGCTTAAATGGTTCGAGAAACTACGCTGGTTCTTGTCATCCGATGGACTGCTGGTTATTGGTGGTCGGGATGCCGGTACCAATGAACTGGTTGTGAAGCGCTACCTGGATAACCAGGATATTTATCTGCACTCCGACATACACGGAGCTCCATCTGTGGTTATTAAAAAAGGTGAAGTGGAGGGAGAAATTCCAGAATCAACTATTCAGGAAGCAGGAACTCTGGCAGCATCATTTTCCAGTGCCTGGAGTAAGGGTTACGCTTCCCAGGATGTCTATTGGGTGCATCCGGATCAGGTTTCCAAAACACCCCAATCAGGGGAATTCGTTGCCAGAGGGGCCTTCATAATCAGGGGCTCACGTAAATATCTCCGGGGAATACCCCTCAAGATAGCGGTGGGAATAGTGGATTACGAAGGAGAAAGAATAATGGCTGGTCCGGTGGAATCTGTGTCCAAGTACACCGATAACTACGTGGTATTAAAACCAGGTTTTACCAAGAAAGAGGAAATTGCACGGGCAGTTCTTAAAAAGATCGACCCGGAACGGGTATTAACCCTTGAAGATGTGATCAGAGTACTGCCATCGGGTAAGTGTGATTTTGTGGATAATCGAAGAAGATAA
- a CDS encoding Zn-ribbon domain-containing protein yields the protein MHRCIKCGQEYEDSEDLIMKGCPNCGSKFFEFHQEGKVKEIKEIKGNSVETIMVKEHGVYEVNLESLISDESVIVSDEEGKYLIDINYILKKKIKERKGKS from the coding sequence ATGCATCGATGTATTAAGTGCGGCCAGGAATACGAAGACTCAGAAGACCTAATCATGAAGGGCTGCCCCAATTGTGGCAGTAAATTCTTTGAATTCCACCAGGAAGGAAAGGTCAAAGAAATCAAGGAAATAAAGGGAAACTCAGTGGAGACCATAATGGTCAAGGAACACGGGGTCTACGAGGTGAACCTGGAATCCCTGATTTCTGATGAATCAGTGATAGTCTCTGATGAAGAAGGAAAATACCTGATAGACATTAACTACATTCTGAAGAAGAAGATTAAGGAAAGAAAAGGAAAGTCCTGA
- a CDS encoding OapB/ArvB family protein encodes MDDADTNSLKMDFLSSDALKAQSSIEKISMIVEKVKKGELLVIEGGLEPEEEAELIETTMREIDVESFMGIDIYTLEKDESSFFGLSKKKTVGITIIGPANVMKAVKRKSNFLSMVASLGGSDASMY; translated from the coding sequence ATGGATGACGCTGATACCAACAGTCTCAAAATGGATTTCCTCTCATCAGATGCCCTTAAAGCCCAGAGTAGTATTGAAAAAATATCAATGATCGTGGAGAAGGTTAAAAAAGGCGAACTACTGGTGATTGAGGGCGGACTGGAACCAGAAGAAGAGGCAGAATTAATCGAAACCACCATGCGTGAGATCGATGTGGAAAGTTTCATGGGTATTGATATTTACACATTGGAAAAGGATGAAAGTTCCTTTTTCGGATTATCCAAGAAGAAAACAGTGGGTATAACCATTATTGGCCCGGCTAATGTGATGAAAGCAGTGAAAAGGAAGTCCAACTTCCTCTCCATGGTGGCAAGCCTCGGTGGTAGTGATGCATCGATGTATTAA
- a CDS encoding Era-like GTP-binding protein, whose amino-acid sequence MVDIMRIFRKKFFTDIFNKLIGKEKKLKIGFYGHPNSGKTTLANRMTKDWTGKSLGLVSEIPHETRRVYRQERVTLSYDGVELDFDIIDTPGIATKIDYKNFLQYGLSEQEAKERAKEATKGIIEAIKWLDDVTGVLLVVDSTKDPLTQANITIIGNLEARKIPFVIVANKVDLPESNSERILSVFPQHKVVSISALHGENTDKLYKAMVESFN is encoded by the coding sequence ATGGTCGATATCATGCGTATTTTCAGAAAAAAATTTTTCACAGACATCTTCAACAAACTAATTGGAAAAGAAAAAAAACTCAAAATAGGATTCTACGGCCACCCCAACTCTGGGAAAACCACCCTGGCTAACCGGATGACCAAAGATTGGACCGGGAAATCCCTGGGACTGGTTTCAGAAATACCACACGAAACCAGGAGAGTTTACCGGCAGGAAAGGGTTACCCTAAGCTACGATGGTGTGGAACTGGATTTCGACATCATTGACACCCCGGGAATAGCCACCAAGATCGATTATAAAAACTTCCTACAATATGGCCTATCTGAACAGGAAGCCAAAGAACGGGCTAAAGAAGCCACTAAGGGCATAATAGAAGCTATCAAATGGTTAGATGATGTGACTGGTGTTTTATTAGTGGTGGATTCAACTAAGGATCCCCTCACCCAGGCCAACATCACCATAATCGGTAACCTGGAGGCCCGTAAAATACCCTTTGTAATTGTGGCCAACAAGGTGGATCTACCAGAATCCAATTCAGAAAGGATTCTATCGGTGTTCCCCCAGCATAAAGTGGTCTCCATCTCTGCCCTCCACGGTGAAAACACCGATAAATTGTACAAGGCCATGGTGGAGAGTTTTAACTAA
- a CDS encoding metal-dependent hydrolase — translation MKIQWLGHSAFHILTDNDINILIDPFLRDNPACPFDPEEVKADVICVTHGHNDHFGDAVELAKNNNALIVCNHEHSVYISQLGLETMGMNMGGTIEVAGIKITMVNAIHSSDMDFIDGIGPGGSSCGYILELENKRKIYHSGDTGIFGDMKTVIRDIYRPEIALIPIGDRYTMGIREATIAASWIEPEVIIPIHYNTFPPIEQDPYDFKDMVEKNTETKVTVLKPGETYQE, via the coding sequence ATGAAGATCCAGTGGCTGGGACACTCTGCCTTCCACATATTAACTGATAATGATATTAACATCTTGATTGATCCCTTCCTCCGTGACAACCCGGCCTGCCCATTTGACCCCGAAGAAGTTAAAGCCGATGTCATATGTGTCACTCATGGTCATAATGACCATTTCGGTGATGCAGTGGAATTAGCCAAAAATAACAATGCATTAATTGTGTGTAACCATGAGCATTCAGTTTACATCTCCCAACTGGGATTGGAAACAATGGGTATGAACATGGGGGGAACCATTGAAGTTGCCGGTATAAAGATTACCATGGTCAATGCCATCCACTCATCAGACATGGATTTCATAGATGGAATCGGGCCGGGTGGAAGTAGCTGTGGTTACATCCTAGAACTGGAGAATAAGAGGAAGATCTACCACTCTGGAGACACCGGTATTTTCGGAGATATGAAAACAGTTATACGGGATATATACCGGCCAGAAATAGCATTAATACCCATAGGAGATCGATATACCATGGGAATAAGGGAGGCTACCATTGCAGCCAGCTGGATCGAACCAGAAGTCATAATACCCATACATTACAACACATTCCCCCCTATAGAACAGGACCCATACGATTTCAAAGATATGGTTGAAAAAAATACCGAGACCAAAGTAACAGTGCTTAAACCCGGTGAAACCTACCAAGAGTGA